The following DNA comes from Malania oleifera isolate guangnan ecotype guangnan chromosome 12, ASM2987363v1, whole genome shotgun sequence.
ttgggaaaaggtaaaaggattttgtttatatcagtttatttttgaaatcgagatcggtaaacctgtagtttacgatcgtatgtatgttttgattacttatttgggaaaatctatcagaatgaaaatgcaggatttttgggttacagttttcaaaaaaatttgggggTTCGAGTaccatctctattttgttggagaaatcgtatgttgtattaaaattgtagtattgagatgaccgtacccatatttgtattaaactgtattcttgaactgaaaacaatatgatttgctgtataccaaataagtgtggaatgaactgttgtatgtaaaatgttctaggttttgtaaaatcaGCTAGTGGAGGCTAATTAACATACACTAATGAGTATGgagacatgagttccaaaattgttccaagttttgtaaattagctagtggcggctaattgtCGTACGCTgaatcagctagtggcggctaattatcgtacgctgacgccatgtctcggctaattaccgtgggtgagagtgtctgactctatatccgagggtgtgaaatatcgcttgTTCTTTCcgactggtcaccgatgggtgtgcgcTACACCGTAGTGGCAACAGTATTGATGTGGGGCTTCGGTCATCACAGGTTGTCGGGTGCTCATATTAGCAACATTATTGCTGTGATGCTTTGGTTATCACAGGGTAATTGGGTACTTAGTGCAAcgacactgatcgtatgtttgggtatcgtatgtactgtaACGAATTTGTGAAaagtactggaactgtattgaaacgtattgaactgtattgtattgtgttatgttttacgctgaaataacacttgtatgtcacacactgatataacttgctttcttctttaatgagaggcgtctcaccccgaatatacaaatgtttttctcaaGTCCTTCGAGttgccgaaactagcatcctagcgtccggaagcggGGGTATCGGTTAGCTGCGTTTAGTACCTATgtaagtacgagttttgtaaccaggttgtcatcATTGGGTTTTGTAAACTGCCGGAGTATGTATTATATTGTaggaacgtatattctagttttgtatagactctggtatggtatgatgtatgtatagaaagaacattttccgctgcgtatttgatgagtatgaatatgtatgtgtatgtgtatagggtttacgtatACCCCACGAGGTTGGAACCTcattcagtattgtatcatgtatgtttaattgatacagagacaggttaggttactatattcacacctgggacctgCTTGTGGGTTTGAGGTGTGAcatggggttttcctcgcccagtaaggagaggaggttgtaataggtgtcgctccactcggtAAGCgactattagtggaatcctcttacttgtgagcttgaggcggggacgtaggcagtattggccgaactctGATATCATATTTTGTGTTCCCTTATCTTCACACTTTAATTTTCGTAcatgtatatggtattatttattgtcttgatcattttacatacatgctttgaatggttgtgaaatatCGAGTCaatgataaatattttatttatcggcTCAGTTTTATATTGTTGGGTAGTTGGCATATatttaaaaagaccttaggttgcgGTATACTATTTATGGATTTGAACATACtttaggaaattttttttaaaattctaattcattctccctcttgggaatacaccaaagtcaatatataatttttcaaaaagtatagAAGGTAGTATTTAGGGTCATGGGTTTCAtagtttgaatttggatttatataGATGGAAAGAAAATTGAATACATGATACACATAAATCAAAGTcgaaaaatcaaattttgtgcCCCCATGGGCATGgagcggtggaaaggcatcagcacgtaagaaggagtatcgagggttcaattccaggtagatacactcacggagccagcaatacctgtggatggtgagaatttactctttgagccagcggggactgtggatggtgagagttcgctctgtgagctagcggggaccgtggatggtgagaattctctgtgagccagcagggaccgtggatggtaatgaagatgtgtcccgagggtcgggttggccgaacgtccaactgatgcacggaagcctTGTTCGCATTCCGAACTGTAcctaatcagcgagacctagggggaggatgctaatccgtaggtttggtgttgCACCAGGGGGTCAAAGGACTTATTGGTGGTTgaagttcttatgtaataaaaaaaaatcaaattttgtgctccctataaaaaatttaaaatataataaatacttTTTTCAAACTTTTCTATATACATTTAGAAAATTAACAAAACAATGTGTACAAATTTCATAAATCTAAAAAATTAgctaattttttgtaattttttttataaaaataaaagtaaaaattttcTCCACAAATAAACGGCCCTAAAATTTCAAACTGTCCAAACTCAGCTTAAgattacttttatatatatatatatatatatatgaatgagagagagaaagagagacagagagagagaggactgTTATTTTACCATAAATGAGGGCAAATGGGAAAACAGGAAAAGAATACTTGAGTAGGGAGAGCATCGATTTTCTGGGAAACTTCTGGATCTAGTTTTAACCGTTGGATGATGAATGGTGATCAGAGGACATCCAACGGCCGAAACCAACGCACCTCAGTCCGAACAACCCCACCGCTGTGGCCATCTCTTCGATTTTCTGCAGATGCCACCGACGCGAGCACCTCGCCCTCCGGCAATTCTCTTCCTCTGACTCCCGGCCAACAATACGAAAAATGAAGCAGAGAACGTGGCCGGCCAGATCGGAGGCCTCCCGTTTCGCGGCCTTTCCTCTTGAGAACGTCAATGAGAAGAAGGAGGGCGAGCTCCGCCACTTAGGGTTTCGTTCCAAACACCACAGCTCCACCAGAGAGGCGAAGTGCATCCTGTTCCGATCGAGATCATCGTCATCGTCTTCGTCTTCGTCGCACTCATTGGACGGTCGCGATTTCTCGGCCCTTCCGTACGACGTGCTGGTGAAGATCGCGGCTTCTTTCACGCTCCCGAACCTGCAGGCGGCGTCCTTGGTGTGCCGAGCGTGGAGGGATGCGCTTCAGCCGCTGAGGGAGGCGATGCTGCTTCTGCGTTGGGGGAAGAGGTTTAAGCACGGCCGAGATGGGGTTCGCGCCAATTTGAACAAAGCTTTGGACTCCTTCTTGAAAGGTGCGGCTCGAGGGTCTACTTTGGCTATGGTGGATGCGGGTCTAGTTTATTGGGAGATGGGGAAGAAGGTGGAGGGGATTGCTTTGTATAAGAAAGCCGCCGAGCTCGGTGATCCCGCTGGGCAATGTAATTTGGGCATTGCTTACTTGCAAGGTACCATTTTGATTAGAGCTTACAGCTCGAATGTGGGTAAATTTGACTCTTGATTTCCCTTTCAattaatggaatttttttattttttatcatgcCATTTCCTCCACCCATAATGCTATTATTGGAACTGGATAACCGATCATTACTATATTACTAGTTAGCGTGAGATGAacattgtttttctttttatgggcgatttttttttttttttggggggggggggggggaagcttTTTGGGTGTTGGAAGTAGGaagttatgattttaaaattcagTATAAGTTGTAGGAGCTGCTACGCCTGGCTGGGCGTAGGAGGAAGTGTGTTGCTTGGTTAATGTAATTCTGCTCCAAACAATGCAATGCATGTTGCTATTAGCTGGAGGAATGGGGAGCTTGCAATGGATGCAAGATTGTAACTATCATGCTGTTGAAgttttttctcaattttgtttCCCTTCTGCCTTAATACTTGAGAGCATCTTTGTATAATTTATTACACTTCATTAACTTGGAAGTGTGATTGTGTGAGGATCTTGTGGACTTGTTATCAAACCTTTCACACACTAGCAGCTGATGAAAGACTGAGGTTGCCATGGAAGACTTTTCATACGGATGCTGCTACTGGGAAAGATCTTGTGTTTGATTTAACTGTTGTATGTTGAACAACCTGGACATAGTGAAAAGTAAGACGGTTTATGTTGAATATGCTTCAAAGCTTCTGGGAAGGAACTTCATATTGTTTTGGTTGTATCAGCAATACACAACCACCCTCAGCTTAGGAATAACTTTCAGTTCAAACGAATATTTTTTGTTACTGATATTCCATtttctttattatattttttgttaagtttgttaTAGAGAATATTCTGGTTTCCTCctccttgtgtatatatatacagcacTGTGCTGAGTTTACGTATTGTGAAAAGTAAAGGGGCATTCAGCaagaattcaatttcatcttttATCCTTTGTTTATTTTCTGTTTTCTTCTTTTCATCATGGTATCAGAGATCTATTAGGACTCACGTCCATTTTCTCCAATTTCTCGTCTGCAGCATGGCTGAGTCTCCTGTTGCATCCTTTTCATACACGCAACCTCATGCTATTTCACTTCCTTCTCCCATCAATATGATTACAGTGACGTTAACTCATGACAATTATTTACTGTGGAAGACACAACTCATACCCTATCTCAAAGGTCAGAACCTATTTGGATACATTGATGGCTCTACTGTCCCTCCTCACTAGCTCGGCAAAAACAAGACACCATCTCCTGAGTTTCTCGCTTGGCAACAACAGGATCAAGCCATCATCAGTGTTCTGATCTCCTCTCTTTCTAAAGCACTGATTGCTCATGTCCTCGCAGCTACTTCTTCCCGTGAGGTGTGGACAACTCTTGAAGATTTGTTTGCTGCAAAATCAAATGCTAGCATTATGCAAGTTCAACTCCAGCTCACCACCCTCAAGAAGGGTTCAGAATTCATCCCTGAATACTATCGTCGTGTTAAGCTCCTTCAGGATTCTCTTGCCATGGTCGGTAAAATCATTCCATCATTTGATTTCATTACATATTTCCTGGCTGGTTTAGGCTTCGACTATGACTCTCTTGTTACATCCATCACTACTCGTGTGGATCCACTTACTCTTGCGCAAGTATACAACCATCTCCTGACTCATGAGGCACGTTTGAACCATTAGAGTTCCACACTTGCAGCATCTTCTAAATTTTTTGCTGACTCCACTCAAACAAAATCTGCTACCAGCTTCTCTCACGGCCCTGGTTTCTCACACGTCAGGGGCAATTTTAGAGGTCGTGGTGGTCGTGGCAGGCATGGTGGTCGTCATCTCTCCTCCTCCCCAGTTTCCTTTTCACCTAATCGACCCACTTGCCAGGTCTGTCATAAAAGAGGTCATACTACCATCTCCTGTTACCACAAATTTGATTATAGCTACCAATCTCCCCCTCCACCTTCCCTCTCAGCACACCTTACTTCAGGCCCACAATTTCAGCAACCCTCTTCCGTGTCTATAGACCCCAACTGGTACCCCGATTCTGCTGCTACCCACCACTTCACCCATGATTTTTCTAATCTCTCTCTTAACCCATCTATACAAAGGTGATGAACAAGTTCGTGTTGGTGATGACTCTTCTCTCCCAATACATCATGTTGGCAGCTCCACCATCTCTTCCTCCAATGGCAGTATTCTTCTCTTCAAACTCTTATCATGTTCCATCAATTTCTTAGAATTTAATTTCAGTCTGGAAATTATGTGAGGATAATTCTGTATTTTTTAAGTTTCACTCTTCTTTTTTTTGTATGAAGGATTCACAAACTCAACAGGTTCTCCTTCGCGGTTCTACTAAGGATGACATGTACGTGTTCCCACCTTCATCTCCTCAAGCTCATGTTGGTGAGCGTGTCTCCTCTTTTCAGTGGCATATTCGTCTCGGTCATCCTTCCATGCAATTAGTACATAAACTCATCTCACAGATGTCTCTGCCCACCAAATCCTCTTCCTCTTTGGGTTTATGCTCTTCGTGCTGCAAGGCTAAACTTCACTAGCTCCCATATGGTCGCTCACCTCATCTTTCATCCGCCTCACTTTATCTCATTTTCTCGGATGTTTGGGGCCCTGCACCGTTGATCTCTTGTGGTGGTTTTCGTTATTATGTTTCCTTTGTTGATGACTACAGTCAGTTTACTTGGATTTTTCCGTTAAAATGTAAATCTGATGCAACCTCTTTTTGTTTTTCAAACGCCATGTAGAGACTCTCTTTAATACAAAAATCCGTTCATTACAATCTGATTGGCGTGGTGAATTTCGAACTCTTAATAACGTGTTAAAGTCTTTTGGTATTTGTCATCGCATCTCTTGTCCCCATGCTCATTCACAAAATGGCTCGATTGAAAGAAAACATAGGCACATTGTGGAAGCAGGTCTTGCCCTTCTTGCTCATTCCTCtttgcctcaatcttactggttCGATGCCTTTGTTACTGCCGCTTTCTTAATCAGTCGTCTACCCTCCCCCATCTTAAATAACAAATCACCATTTGAAGTTTTATTTCATCACAAACCCGActacatttttttaaaaacctttgGCTGTCAATGTTGGCCTAATCTTAGGCTATATAATCAACACAAAATGGACTTCAGATCCCTTCCTTGTGTTTTTCTCGGATATAGTTCTTCTCATCATGGGTATTTGTGCTTTCATGTTCCTACTGGCCATATGTACATCTCCTGGGATGTTTTATTTGATGAAAATGTTTTTCCATTTTCCGCTTCCAGTTTCAACTCACTTCAGCATCGTCCAGCTCAGCCCACTCAGTCTCACACTTCCCTACCTCCTCTCATTCGGCCCATTAGATCTTCCCCCACTACTATATCCCCAACTCGGCCCGGCCCATCATCTCCTCCCAGTAACATTGGGCCTTCAACCCACTCTTCCATCCCTCACTCCCAAACCCAGCTGCCGCTAGTCTCACCTGATCCCGCTTCTTCCTCTCGGCAATCCACTCCTATATCTAGGGCTTCCCTCGACTCGTCATCGTCGCCACACTCTCCttcgctttcttcttcttctccctccgCGATTCCTACCACGTCCTTTCATCCCATGCAAACAAGAGCACGAGCATAAAAATCTTGCCCTAAAATCCGAACTGATGGCACCATTCCTTGGCCTCCACCTCGCGCCCATACCATTGCCGTTGTTGTTCCAGAGGAGCCCACTTCTGTTACTCAGGCCTCTAAATTTCATGAATGGAGGCATGCGATGCAGGTTGAGTTTGCCCTGATGTCCACCAATACATGGTCTCTTGTTCCTCTTGCTCCCAATCAAAATGCCGTTGGTTGTCGCTGGATTTTTAAGACAAAGCATTTGTCTAATGGCTCCACTGAGAGACGAAAAGCCCAATTGGTTGCCTAAGGTTATAGCCAACTTGAAGGTTTGGATTACAATGAAACTTTTAGCCCTGTGATCAAACCTACCACAATCAGGTTAGTTCTTACCATTGCAGTCTCGTCTTGTTGGCCGATTCATCAATTGGATGTTCAGAATGCCTTTTTACATGGCAATTTAGATGAGCAGGTTTTCATGACTCAACCTCGTGGGTTTATTCATCCACAATTTCCTCACTATGTCTGCAAACTCAATCGTGCTCTCAACGGCCTTAAACAGGCTCCTCGAGCCTAATGTGCTAGGCTCAGCTCTCGACTGCTGGAACTAGGATTTGTTGTTTCAAAATCAGATACCACTTTATTCATTTATCAGCATCAATCAGTAACAGTTTACTTCATTGTCTATGtcgatgatattgtgattacagGCTCTAGTTCGAGTGTTATCTCTCACTTCATATCTGTTCTGACCTCAGATTTTCCTATGAAGGATCTGGGATCTTTACACTACTTCTTGGGTGTTGAATGTCATCATACCTCTGCTGGGCTCATGCTTTGTCGACAGAATTATATCTTAGATTTACTCAACAAAACAAGTATGATGAACTGCAAGCCAGTCACCAGCCCTATGTCCTCCTCCACAAAATTGTCTGCTTTTGACTCCACTCCTGTTCCAGATCCTACGCTATATCAAAGTGTAGTGGGTAGCTTACAGTACTTACTCTTCACCAGACCAGACCCTGCTTTCTCTGTCAATCGAGTTTGTCAGTTCATGCATGCTCCATGCTTATCTCACTGGCAGAGTGTTAAGCGCATCTTACGCTATTTAAAGTATACTCTGCATTATGGTTTACTGTTGCAACCTTCCAACACTTCATCCTTGGTTACCGATGCTGACTGGGCAGGGTGTCTCGATGACAGAAAATCAACTTGAGGTTACTGTGTCTTTTATGGTGGCAACTTAATTTCATGGAGCTCAAAGAAGCAATCTACCATTGCCAGATCCAGCACAGAGGCTGAGTACAAGGCCCTAGCTCATGCCACTTGTGAACCACTGTGGTTACAATCTCTATTATCTGAATTGGGTGTTTTCTTGTCCacctctccaactctcttttgTGATAACTTGGGAGCAACCTACTTGTCTATGAATCTAGTAATGCATTCTCGAACTAAACATGTTGATGTTGACTATCATTTTGTTCGCGATCGAATTCAAGCAATTAATAAATCAGTTTTGTGTGCATGAATAACTAGGAGTGAGTTGTGGTAATTAATAAATCTAAAGCATGGTTACATGATGTGGAAGTGGGCATGGGCTTGGGCTTGGGCTTGGGTGCAGGTAAGTGGGGGAGGTGCAGAAGAATTAAAGTTTAGGAGCGTCTGGGGAGTCCACCTATGTTATATATTCTATCGACAACAATGTGTCTGAAGTTATAAAATACAACTACCACATAATATTTTCAAAGAAATCTCTTAATACTTTAGCATAtaaattaacataattaaaaagaaaatatattcacATTAAAAATGCCTAAGAAATTGCAAATTTTATTACAATTTCATCtttatttaatggaaaataataaaTTCTATGACATATCGCCAAATAAAAGAGGTTTATAATGACGGGGAACAAAGTTCAATATTGACAAGTGTGTGGTTATGTCGCATTTGGAGTGGGGTTCTATCAAGGTTCTTTGTAATTAGTGTGCCTAGGAAGAAGGTTCTTGTAACTAAGTAGTGGGAGTTCATTGTTGGACCCCCTCCTACATTTTAGATGGTATCGTTGCAGGTGATATGGTAGAACTGTAGAATACAATCCTGCTTCCCGTGCATCAAGTTCCATTTTAGAATCTATTTTTTGTTACTATTATATGAAGATTACTCATATAATCTCCTTGGATGCACGGTTTT
Coding sequences within:
- the LOC131144531 gene encoding F-box protein At1g70590, which encodes MKQRTWPARSEASRFAAFPLENVNEKKEGELRHLGFRSKHHSSTREAKCILFRSRSSSSSSSSSHSLDGRDFSALPYDVLVKIAASFTLPNLQAASLVCRAWRDALQPLREAMLLLRWGKRFKHGRDGVRANLNKALDSFLKGAARGSTLAMVDAGLVYWEMGKKVEGIALYKKAAELGDPAGQCNLGIAYLQAEPPSPKEAVKWLYRASIAGHVRAQYQLALCIHQGRGLDRDLTEAARWYLRAAEGGYVRAMYNTSLCYSLGEGLVHSHRQAKKWMKRAADHGHSKAQFEHGLGLFSEGEMMKAVVYLELATRAGETAAARVKNVILQQLSSNAHDRVMHLVDTWRSLPSSH